agcatttgaaaaataaaataaaatcttatttatttattttatttttaagagaaaaaaatgtgtaattgaagttacacatgttaatgggcaaatatgtatttttttaatataacagtcagatgcagatgttgatacaactatgaggctacttgaatatatatatatatatatatgtgtgtatatatatatatatatatatatatatatatatatatttattatgatgttctggaccttcgctgctatacagtgttaatatttaacgggcctcaggccactctgtactgaaaaaattgggccccaaggtcagaaaggttaagaacccctgcactAGTGTATCCTgtctaggtttttttttttcttgtttttgtttttcatctcCAACTTTTAATTTAAAGCAAATATATGCAGTCTCAGGAACACCTCTAGTACTAATCAGAAGTACATTTATAATGCACATCGGTGGGATGCAATGGTATTTATCATATCAGTATGACGGAtgtacgtgtgtgtatgtgtcctGTACTACAGCTTGTACAGCCATCAGCTCTCAGCTTGACTCGGTTGGGCCGATGTCAGACAACATTCTCCATCACTTTGTGAAAGGATGTTTCCTCCCTCCAGGTTTAGACACAAGGCTTGTATGAGGTGGGAGGTTACGCTGCTTCAAAGGGCACTTCATGAAATACTTTGACCCCTTAGGCTTAAAGATCTTCTCACTTTTgggattttcctttttaaaacttATTGTATGAATGGTAACTTAGGTTAACAAATAGGGTAATTTGACCAGTCATGGGTTAAGCCTTTTCtatttttcacttttctttatGCAAATATTAATTTTGTCCATTTCACTTAGATTTTTACGTTTGGCCCGAATGTTTTTCCAGGTATCAGCTGAAGGGACTAATCAGGATGTATCAGTGCTTGTATGCTTCTAATCTGAATAAAACCATTGCATACAgtcaaaataaagcaaataagaTGAGTGTGAGTGTTAATATTCCAACCTTTAATATGATTGTTGCTTTagcaaaaaataattttataggTAAGTGCATAAAATATTGACAATTTCAGAACTTTGAGTTGCGCAGTAAATAGTCAAAAATCTCATAATGACACCTTTTCTTCACTAAATACAACAGCAACTTTATAGTGGGCATAATTAATGTAGACCACACCAATGCTGCAGTAGGTTCGGCCCACTTGCCTTTGGTTAAATGTCCCTTTGGGGTTAGTAAAGCATTCAATTCTGCTATTAAAAACAAGTGTTTATCTTTCAGATAGgaaaaaggctgcgttctcAGTGAAATGTACATTTGTTTAATAATCAAGAGTTGATgaagctgatttaaaaaaaaaaaaaaaagaagaaatgtggATGCATCCAAGTTCCTTTAGTGCAGTATAAGGCCTGGAACATGCAGACGCACCGATAGCACTTTGAGCCTCTAAATTAAATATGAAACAGACATTTCGCTGATCTGGAGAAGATATGGTTCAGTGACTGCAAACACAAATCTACACTTACTTTATTTGCCTGAGCAGTTTCAAAACTGAATCCCTTCAACACACACACCCGATCCCTCGAAAAATGCACTGAACCAGCTTATGGAAGATGTCTGGACAGCCAATTCTATTAAACAACAGGCCAGAAAAAAACCTCTTTTGATtgtcaaataaacaataaacagtaaacagATTGATTTCTCTTTTTCAACACAAGGATAGATTTGTTACAGAGAAAAGAGCCCGTTGCAGTATACACGTGTGGTAGCTAACTGGCAGGAAGAGGTAAACATGGCTGGTACTGTATGCAGCACTTAGGTCCAAAcagcccccccacacacacatgcacactgaTGCTTAGTGCATTTCCAAAATCCAACCAGCTTCCCCGAAACAGGCGGGTGATGCTGCAGTAGCCTGGTGTCCAATGTGCTgtgtttaaatcttaaaatgaTAACTGAGTTGTACTTGTAGTGTGTAGCTCTGAAGAATAAGTCTGTACCTTTAATTTACTACGCGGATCCCAATAAATGGAACATTTCACTTTTAACCTGCTACAGTCTCAAAAACTAATACAGGTTTCCTGTTTAGGTTTCTTCATTGTACAAgactcaaaaaagaaaagaaaagccggGGTCAGATCTGTAGTGCAGCATGTGTGCAGGAGGGCTGATGCAGTTGTCTTTTTTCCCTCTACTCATCATCCTTGTCTTTGGCCCCGTGTTTGAGGATGCGGGTGAATTCTGCGTAGTTGAAGTTGCCCTTCTTGTCGATGGGAGCCTCCCGGAAGAGCTCGTCCACCTCTTCATCTGTGAAGCGGTCGCCCATGGTGGTCAGGAGTTCTCTCAGATGGTCTTCATGGATCACACCTTCCAAACAGAGGACACCGAGAGGCGACATAAACGTCCAACAATGTCCAATTAACGCAATTTGTATGTTTGACTATGTTTCTGTTTACACCAGCTCACCAACTCCCTCCTCATCGAAACAGGCAAAGGCGTTGCGGATGACGTCTTCTGGGTCTGTTCCATTGAGCCTTTCTCCAAACATGGTGAGGAACATGGTAAAATTAATGGGCCCTGGTGCTTCGCTCATCATTCCCTCCAGGTATTCGTCAGAGGGGTTCTTACCTGAGGAAGAGCAACACCATTATAAGCATAGCGGCCTTAAAAATTAGGTAAATATGATGTCGGATGAACACATCTGACATTGTATTCACACAAAACAAGCTGCAGAAATAATGTGGATTAACTAAATGTAACCCATGATTCACTAGTAATGAAGCTGATATGTTCAGTACTTTGTGAGATTAATCACCAGTGGAAAACATTTAGAGTTGCCAATACTCCCAAGGGCAAGCTCACCTCAATGTCAGGTaaattgagagaaaaaaagaaaaaagctacaATTCTTAACAAGCTTGTTTGTGGGGGTTGACGGCACAAAGCCTCCTTGCTCAGAAGAACATGGTGGCACGGTTTCGTTTTGCAAAGTTGGCACTGAAATAACCACAAGATGTCTCGATCTCATTAGGACAAGTGAGAGCAGAGATGTACGACTCACATTCGGTGGGAACCGAGCAACCTATCAGTTCAAACGGCACACAGCAGGTTTCAAGCTTGGCAGGAACCGAGTCGTGCAGCAGGTTAGTGATACCGGCCGTGCCAGCAAATGTACAACAGAATTGCTGAAGTAGTGAAGATTAAAAGGTGCTGTAGTGCTCCAGTCAAAAGTCCAGACCGCAACCCGAGTGAAATGTTGTGACAGAGCCTAAAAGGAGCTAAAACAATTCCCACAAAAGGTCAAGGAACTGACACTCCACAAGTCAGTGGCTGATGACTTCAAACAGAAGAAGATTGCTTTAAATCTAAGCTGCTAAAGATGCTTCTGTTGAATCTATGAGTGTACTTAGTTTTGTCCACatattgtttttgttaaataaataaatgaaacatttcGTGTTATTGTTCACCTGAGGAAATATTTACTCAATTTTCAAAACCTGGTACAGACcagattacttttttaaaaatatcctggggtgtgaaactgtgttttttttttcacgtgTACATATATTTTCATGGTGCATATTTTTTTAGTGCTGAAAACGATCGATGACAATGCAGGAGAGAGTTTGATTTATAACAAAACATCAATAGAATTATCCCAAGGCAACAAAACCCACTAATGTTACATGTATTTAACATGAATAGTTTTTTCTTTAGTTTCAAGTAAAATGTGTAGAAAACAACAAAGCAATCTAATCAAAGATTTGTTAAAGGATATTTCGTTGATTTATGTCTATAGCTGATAATCGCcacatttagaaaacatttattttcattttttctcattttgcGCAACTAATCTGAAGAAAAGAAATTTGATAATCCTGATGAAATTATCCGGTCATCAGCAGTACTTTCTCTCTGACACTGATGCATAATCCAGGAGATAGTTTGCAACTTCTTTCACTGACCAGACGGTGCTCAAAATCAGCCCTTTAAgatatttactttactttatttaccCAGAGAGGCCAGCATGTCGTGCAGGTCCTCCTTGTCGATGAAGCCATCTCTGTTCTGGTCAATCATGTTGAACGCCTCTTTGAACTCCTGGATCTGAGACTGGTCAAACATAGCAAAGACATTGGAGGTCGCCCTCTGAGGACGCTTCTTGGTGGTCTTCCCCTTGGCACGTTTGCTCGACATGATGGcagctggatctggacctgTGCAGAGACGACATTTGTAGATTTGAGAAAACTGTGTTGATGCAACACAGTTTTATTCATTTCAAGAGGTTCATTAAATCTGCTTGTGCAGTATATTTTGCAGTACAGTGTAAGAAGCACTACATCGACGAAgctccttattttttccctcgcATCCTCTTCAGAGAGAATCACATTCTCCACAAATGTCAGGCACTGTGATGGGTGTGAAAGTGACATTTCTCTGCAGTGCACTTCAGATCTGTCCAGAATTAGACCCGTCACTCACATACAGGTCTACAAGGATTTGTCatacgtgtgtgcgtgcgtgcgtgcgtgcgtgcgtgcgtgcgtgcgtgcgtgcgtgcgtgcgtgcgtgcgtgcgtgcgtgcgttctatGACTGTGTTGTACTTGGGGGGTAAACAGCAGACAATGCACTGAGGAATCGTCTGGTTTGTGCAGGGatgagcaggtgagtgaggcTGATTAGTCACACGGAGGAATTACATCATGTCCTCAAAGGCACCAGCGTGAATGCTGCATGTAACAAATTATCACCATTCACTCACTGTTAAAGGACTATTTTAAAATCCATTTTTTAATCTTCAGTTTTCACCCAGAAAGTCAAAATGAATGGCATCCCTTATAAATAATAGATGGAAGTCCACTTTGGTAATAAATAGTAAAGTCGTTCACAgataatgttttaaatgtatccCAAATTGTGTCTTCCTTAGTCTTGATGTAAAAAAGTATATGTTCACATTCAGATGAGTCACAATTTTTCAGTTATTCTTACTTTGAATCTTAATTTAATGATGTATGATTCACAAGGGCCTTAAAAGAAAAGATTGGGCAACTTTTCCTATCTATTCATTTTACTTTACTGGATGTAAAGCTGCCATCATTGATATGTATACAAATTAACGCAACCATCGCACCATCGTGGGTGAATTCTTTTATTGCTAATGCAAATACAGTATGGCTGGCCCAGGTTCAGTCTTAAGTTTATGATCCTAACGAATAACTTTCCCATGCAGCATTTACATAGACATTAGGAATCTGCATGTTTGGGCTGGGTACAGGAAAATAAGTTATGGGCATGAGTGTCAAATGGAGCACTTACACTAACAGACCCTCATCCTTCGTTTGCTGTAGGTGCATGCTGGATTAATCTTTCCTTTCATTTGCCTACTGTTCAACTTCTTCAGGCCCCTTCATGACTCAGATAAATTAAGAAGTGTAAAAGGTGTGTGTCGCTGGCCCAAAGCCCTTCCATTCTCCATCTCACAATCACTGAGGAAGCTGGAAACAAAACAGCGTCAAGCTGCACGTCAAAGTACCAGGAACAGAGGAATTCCTCAGCTTGATTAGGGGCTCTTTCTACCGGTAAAGTTGCCTCACACAATTTCTCTTGATGCAGACAATTCTAGCAGCTCTAATGAAAGGTTTCCAGAGTAATTAGTCTAATTTGAGACGGCGGAGTTTGATCTTCTGagctgtgtgtttttgtttggctCAGGCGATAAAGTAAAGGACTGGCTAAAGAAGGTCATCAATTATGTCTGAGGACCTCTTAAGAAGTCTTTGATACTGTGAATATTTTATAATCTAAAAACTGTGTGACAACTGGTCCTACTGGATCTGGAAcagtaacatctaaaaccttATCCACAGACAGAATCAGCAATGATTCCCATGGAGACGGAGCATTTGGCTGATGCATCAGGCTGGCTCGTACTGACAACAGCACTTGTTCTCGGGTGATCATATTTCTTCTTTGGACCCTTTTATCCATCAGAGGACAACAAAGGGTCTCTGTCTTGTTGTCCGAGAGCACTCCCAGACACTGTTTGATACCATCAAACAGTCAGGGTTTCATCTCTCTGTCCCTAACTTAGCTCGTGTAAGCCATCCACAACTGAAGTGAAGGGTAAAACACCACCGGTCAAAGGTCCCATAAACACTGTGAAGAGGAATTTGACCTCTCAATGCCTATAAAAGACACAATACAAAAATGTACGTACATGTATTAAAGAGAGTGTGAaccatacaaatataaatgggTCAGATGCATTCGGAGATTTCTCTGACTAATGAGCTGGAGTGATGGGACAGAAGTAAGTCCTGCTCGGAAAACAGTTCAACCATCCCTTGATTATACAGAGCTGATCCAAGATAAACACCctttacatgttttttcttgttcaacagctaaaacacacacaatctTCTACTTTACAAGCTCCCTGTAACACCAATTTTCTCAGCACTGACAGTAAGTAAGATACTGTACAATTAAACCCAGAGAATTAACACCACCCATCcatttcaatatatatatatatatatatatatatatatatatatatatatatatatatatatatatatatatatatatatatatatatatatatatatatatatatatatatatatatgatcagCCAGGTGTCAAAAGCGACTTTTATTCTTACCTGGGCTTCAAGGCAGAAATATTTGGGAGTCCTTCAAACTCCTTTCAGTCTGACTCCGTCACTGCAGTTGGGAGGAGAAGCGAGTAGAAAAGTTTGCTGCGAGAATCAGCTCCCGCCGGGCCACGCCCCCTCCCCGGCTCGACCAATGGGGAGCCGCGCCTGGCCCGGCCAGGGCCGGCCCCGGCCAGACATTTACCCATACAAGGATAAGGAATGCCGAGCCGCGCTGCAGGTCGCCGCTGCAGCGGCCGTTGTTAGGGATGTTTGAGGAAAGAGCTGAAATGACAGGAACCATGATAAGGCTGCCTTATTTAGAGAAAAAGCCCTGAACGTTTAGACTGAGGCTCTGGACGGCGGAGAGCGGCGGAAACAGTGGAGAGAAAGATGTGAGGAGATGCAGAGCATTTGGGAAACACTGTTGGTTTCCTTAAATAGGCAGTGAAGCGGCGCCATCGCTGAGGACCAGGGTAcattagtgttttttttattcttttgtatACTTGACTCACAcagaaatagtaataataataataataataattataattaataacaAATTAATCAACAGTTCCTCacttcaaaaactcaaaatcttaccaggaatatttgtcttatttctagttaaaatgtctcatttttagtaaaaactgccatccccctttcccatcccttatgtcatttcatcaatgaatgtggttttactgttatttaaacatttagagtcatcaccagaagaataacaccagaaaaataacttatttgacaattttcacctgtttcaagtaaattttcacttgaaataagtagaaaaatctgccagcgggacaagatttatcttctcattacaaacaaaaacatctaattccactggcagatttttctacttattttaagtgaaaatgtacttgaaacaggtgaaaattgttgttttttccagtgatgagtcttgttttaagtgtaatgagatttttttgactaaaaatgagacattttaactagaaataagacgaatattcttgttaagattttgagtttttgcagtgctctcATTGGTGGGTGGGCCTTTAAGAACTGCCTGCTTCTGTTTGGCCAGATTGTTCTCTGGATATGGTTGAGCTTTAACTTCAAAATAAAGGGCCTCTTTGTCACTGACAGCAGAGTGCCAACAAGCACCCGTCATACGGTACGTCTGCTTCATCCTACCCAGGGTCATGGGATCTGCTGGAGTTTGCTCCACTTGTCAACAGGTGGATGACGGGGAACTGCTGGAGATTATAGAACAGAGACGGATAAAATAGTTAGTTTGCAAGCTCTAATGAGTCTGAAGCCAGGATTCTTAGTATCATGAACAAGGCTCCCTTTTAATCTATCTAGATTACCATGGTAATTATTGATGAGCTCATCAACTGTTTAGGAGCAGTTTCTATTCAGAACTTCAGATTAAACTGTAAAATCCTTCAATGATTCCTGTCATGATCATATCACAGATCAAATTGTACTCAAACACAATTAAAACTGGACATGTTATTCAATACATTCGGTTCAGAAACAGGTTTATCACCCCCTTCACCTGCCCCCAGCCAAACAGACCTCTCATTTAGGACACCGGTGTTGCTCCATTGTCTCTAACCACACCAGGAGATGATGGGGTCATCTTCATCTCCTTGGTCTGTCTGGGGAAGAGGCACCTGAAGAAGCTGAACTGGAACAAGTCTGCAGATCCTAATGGTATGAACGGTACAGGTCCTGAATGACTGTAGGGTAGCTTTGTGGGATTCTGGAACATCTCTTCAGCATCAGCCTGAGCCAGGAAAATATCAGCGGGCTGTGCGAGACATCCTGCCTTGATCCAGTACCTAAAAAAATCTCATGCATCTACTCTTAATGACTATAAACCTTTTGCCCTAACATCACACATCGTCAAGGCTTGGAGAAACTTTGATTTGTCCCACCTAAGTAAGCAAACAAACACCTTTCAGAATCCACTGCAGTTTGCTTATTGTTCTGTGGTTAAAGTTGATGATCCCAGATAGCAAAAGATGTTAattcaatgttgaattatggtcaaaaaggaacatttttgGTTAAGGCGATTGATGTTGGATCAACCATCAAACAATCATCCAATTCCAGCCAATCAACCAATACTGAAAAGGTGTCATTGAATCAATGTTGTTTTGTGGTTGAATTTTAATGCTAACGTCTAATCAAAGTTGAATGCTGTTTGTCACCGGCCACTGCCTAACCATGTCTCACTCATACTTTGCTATCAGGGAGGCCATCTTTTACCTGCTTTAATAAATCCCCTTACGTCAACCCATCTGATTCAAAATAATGGGAGTTTCCAGTtcttcatcaaggtctgcacaacactgttaatgacacagtcgcTTGTATCACAGCGGGGTGCAGCAggaaaacatttcaaacatgcaggacagctgaCCCCTGCTAGGCTATCCAagactgactgatcactgcagTTCAAACAATACAATGTTTTAAGAGACaatgtgagagaaaaaaaaagaaaaaaacgagtTGAAAGTTTGAGAAATGTCTTGTAGTTGCTACATATTACAATAAATAGAGAAGATTAATTATTTTGCAAAACTAGAAAAAAACGCGAGTAAAAGTtatgatgttttattttactttacgtATTTAGCTTCACTGTGGTATCATGTTTAAACGAACTCGGTCTCGCTGGACTTGTGAGGTGACGGTCAGAAGCAGATGTGCTATGAGCAGCTGTTTCCTGGTGAGATGCATATTATCTGAGATAGGTGGTAAAGCTACAtgcaaataatattattgttgGTTTTTATCTTGTGTGAGCATAATCTTACCTTGGGTGGCACGTGAAGTCTTTTTGATAATTACATAGATGCTGATTATCCACTTGATCTTCTGGTGGGCTACTTTGTTGATGGGCCATTCTGGTCGAACAGTTATATTAATTGTAGACTGGCATGTtgtaaatgttcttttttaGTATCTTTAGATCCTTGCTGGGCCTCAAACTGTTGGTcatgtttgttctttttaagAAAAGCCTTTTCGAACTTACTCAGGCCTCTCTTTGATTGTGTACCAGCTTTCTCAAGCTCTTAAACAGATCATGCATTGCCCCAATAAAAGGATACCTGCTATGTGACATTAGGTCCAATGTTTCAGCAAGTTCAGGTATTTGAACTGGAGGGAATGGTATTTCAGTGTCTGTCCCAGGTGAGTCTGGTTTACTCCTGATTTTGCTCAATGTTTTAAGCCCGCCATGCAGGACGATTGAGTTGCACAGTATTGGAGTCCTGTTGCTATTTCAAGTTTAGCCGGCTAATAACACAAcaatggaggtggaaacagtgACACATGTCATCCATTTAGAGTTTCACATCGCTCCTCACCATCCTCTGTTCTTAAGCCCAAGTCACCAACCAACCCTTCCAGGACTATCACCAGTCAGCAGCATCTTGTCTCTCACGTCATTTGACATGGAGGTAATAATTGCATCATCCTTCACTCAAGACATCTCTATCAGCTTTGTGTTTACTTTAACTgactgtggcagagtggagtagctgcagccactcaggtggatgggaaacaggtgtgtcccatcagcctgccagccttgataaggactgggagactgcagctgggcaGGTgggagactgaagctgaagctgctggagctggaagcacgtgtgtcctgtgtGTTGGGTGAGAATAaagaagggtctgcacgaaactccgtgtcctctccatccttcggtcgggcccccgtagcatccaccctgctacatctggcgcccaacgtggggcccgaagaatggacgagagaggcacggagcgggccctggacacgctcgcccgggccatggcgggcatggcggccgccttccgggaccagggcgagcggcagctggccgccatagaagccctggtggccgcggggcgacccacccctgcaccccgtctgagggccgccgcagcaacgcgggaggagctggcggcgccgcagccgagaggccgggaggcagaagctgcgggccgccaagcgacggctcccgaggcggcgggacccgcggagcgacccatccctgcaccgcgtctgaggttcgccgcggcagcgctggtggcgccgcagctgagaggccgtgaggcagaagctgcgggccgccaggcgacggctccggggatggagtcagcggcggagacggagggggagacggaggcggagttggctggggaggcgactgcggaggcgcagccgccatcAGCGACGGCGGGgacggaggcggaccagcagctggCGCAGGACTACGccacggaggaggcggtccggggcgcaccgtgtggcccgaggccaccacggGCCCGGCCAGGAGAGCGTCGTCCACGGCGaccgggccgacgccggggtcGCCCCCCCCAACCGTTGCGCTGGTCGGGCCGACGACGGGGGCGACCACCCCGACCGTTCCACTgctcaggccgacgccggggacgaccccccaaCCGGGAAGCCCGGagggttcctctcccgctccgagggggcgggggggggggagtatgctcggccggacggaccccggctcgagtTTGTCGTTcggggtgtgtggcagagtggagtagctgctgccactcaggtggatgggaaacaggtgtgtcccatcagcctgccagccttgataaggactgggagactgcagctgggcaGGTGGGAGACTGAGAAGCTGtgtgaaggtgcttctgcacgtgtTGGGTGAAACTGGAGTAATAaagaagggtctgcacgaaactccgtgtcctctccatccttcggtcgggcccccgtagcatccaccctgctacatctggcacccaacgtggggcccgaagaatggacgagagaggcacggagcgggccctggacacgctcgcccgggccatggcgggcatggcgaccgccttccgggaccagggcgagcggcaggcggcggtcctggaggaggctgtcctggaggaggctgtcctggaggaggctgtcctggaggaggctgtcctggaggaggcggtcctggaggaggcggtcctggaggaggcggcggtcctggaggaggcggcggtcctggaggcgccgATCCTGGAGGCGCCAATCCTGGAGGCGGAGATGTCGGTCGCCGGGGCGGTCCTGGACGTGCAAGCTCCAGAGGCGGACCAGCggctggagcagtgctgcgtcggggagggggtggtcctggacgcgccgtcTGGCCGAGGCCACCCTGGGCCCAGTCCCAAGAGCGGCgttctcggcggtcggcccgtcgccgaggacgacctcccgaccggtctctgtggtcggcccgtcgccgaggacgacctcccgaccggtctctgtggtcggcccgtcgccgaggacgacctcccgaccggtctcGTCAGCTGGCCAAACCGGGAAGGCCCGGAGGCGCAG
This genomic window from Cololabis saira isolate AMF1-May2022 chromosome 8, fColSai1.1, whole genome shotgun sequence contains:
- the LOC133448839 gene encoding myosin regulatory light polypeptide 9 encodes the protein MSSKRAKGKTTKKRPQRATSNVFAMFDQSQIQEFKEAFNMIDQNRDGFIDKEDLHDMLASLGKNPSDEYLEGMMSEAPGPINFTMFLTMFGERLNGTDPEDVIRNAFACFDEEGVGVIHEDHLRELLTTMGDRFTDEEVDELFREAPIDKKGNFNYAEFTRILKHGAKDKDDE